The sequence ATAAAAACTCTGTTAAATAGTGTGCTGTGATTTGACCAACAAAGCTGGTTGCACCATATAAGACGACCGCGTAAGGACGATTTTCATTGTTGTTCTGTCGTGGATTGTTTGCAGTATCCGTATTGGTATCCATATTTATTATCCTTAATAGATGTTTTGATGAGTCGTGTGACGTTTAAAATTTGTTGCCATTTAACAGTCAGAGTTTGAGGTCTGATTTTTTGATAGCAATCAGGCAGATATATTAAAGTATTTTTGACCAGTAAAAATGACTTGTAAGTTACTGTTTATAGCAGATTATATGATGGAAATGTTGACGGCTAAGTAATAACTAACTATCTATACACATAACTCCCATAAAGAGATGAAAAAAAGGTTCGATGTTAAGATTTGCTACAAAGGTTACATAACCTACCGATATCATTACCAAAATGAACGTTTTCTAAAGATAAATATTGCTAATCTATGGTCGTAAGCAGTATTAATGGTTAGAAAACTAATAAATGTCAAAAAAACAAAAAGTAAAGAAAAAGGAGTTTTAGAGAGAGCAAGGCAGTCATTAATAATAGTAATTATTTCTTATTAATAATTGTCCATTGCATCAATCTAAATATCTGGTTTTCTAATAATAATTTTTAAGGAGAAGATTATGTTTCGCTGGGCTATTATTTTTGCCGTGATCGCACTGTTAGCAAGTTTATTGGGTTTTGGCGGTGTCGCAGGATTGTCTGCTAATTTGGCATATATTTTCTTAGCAGTCGCTGTCATTCTATTTATTGTGGCATTTGTAAGCCGCAAGATGTAATTAATACCTATAGATTGTTAAATAAAAAAAGTCCTCAATTGAGGACTTTTTTTGGTATTTAATAATGTATTTACTAATAAAGGATTTTTATAAACATTATAAAAACAAACACATCACTATAAACGTTTCGGCTGGACTATGTGTTCCATCCGTTTCGCCAGACGAATATCATGGCTGGTAATACCGCCGGTATCGCCAGTAGTCAAGCGTACCTCTACCACGTTATACGTGTTGCGCCATTCGGGATGATGCTCGAGCGCTTCGGCATGGAACGCTGCTTGATTCATAAAGCTCATGGCTTCGATGAAATCGCTAAAGTGATATGTTTTTACGATAGCATTGCCCTCGCGCTGCCAACCGGGCAATTCTTCTAGCTGCAAATTTACTTGCTTATCAGATAAACTACTCATATTAATCACCTTTATTATTATGTTGGTTTGGTTTATTAAAAACTATATCAGGCACTACATTGTAGCTGTCAAAGCTATTGTACGAAATATCAATCCTCTTTTTCAGTTGTATCATTGACGCTATTACATCACTGTAAAGACCTTCTGTTCTATCGGCATTATAGGTCAGAAAACCCGCCTATATTTGCTATCTTGCCATATATTCGAAGATAAATATACGAGGGCAGATAGCAAATAAATAGGAGGGTAGTAGCGTATTAACGTTCCATTTTTATTGGCCAAGCTGAACCATAGTAGATGCTTAAAACATTTCTAAAGAAATTATGACGCTTATTAGCATACTGCATTTTCTATGGCTCATCGCTAAAGAGTGGACTATAGCAAGTCTTGGTAATCAGGATGTTTGCTGATATATGACGAGACAAATGAGCACTGTGGTATCACTTTTTTATTTTGTTCACGAGCATAGTTGAGGGCATGCTTGACCAATGCTGAGCCAATACCGCGCCCGCCTAGCTCCTGAGGTACGATAGTATGATCATAAACTAATGTATCGTCACGCTCTTGATAGCTAATATAGCCAGTATAACCGTCAATAGAGGTCTCAAAGCGTTTAGCCTGTTCATCATGGGTGATGGTTAGGTTTTGTTCAGAGTTTTGATTTTTCATGGATATTCTCCGTTATTATTGATTATTATCGTTAACTATTATTGGTTTTTTTTAGTATGGATCAAGCGTATTTTTAAATGAAAAAAGCTTGAATGACCGAATAGATTATTCACTAAAGTATGAGTCCTTTCGATTCACATTTATAGTTCTTTAGCGTAAGAGTCGATAGAGTAAATGTTAAGACTAAAGAGATCGACCAGTGGTCTCCATATGAGCTGCACATCAAGCATAAAATAAGGCTTGGCGCATGACAGGGGGAAGATATTTACCTAATCCACGTATAGCGGGCAGCTCTTTTGGTCTTTCTGTTACGGCATGATTTGTTTCAGCGATTGACGTAGTTTGTGAGTGTAAATAAGACTGCCATTCTTCAGCACTTGGCTTGCTAAAGTGGCGGATACGTCCCAGCATTTGCCGGAATTGTGTACCAAAGCGCCCAGTATTATAGGGTAGATTGTACTTGCGACATATCGCCTGTAATTGTGGTGCGATACGAGCATAGTGACTGGCTGGCATGTCAGGGAAAATATGATGCTCGATTTGATGCGATAAATTACCCGTCAAAATGTGAAACAGCTTACTGCCCTGAATATTGCTGGAGCCAAGAATTTGACGCACATACCAGTCACCTTTAGTCTCATCGGCATCGAGATGGCTATAG is a genomic window of Psychrobacter cibarius containing:
- a CDS encoding DUF1328 domain-containing protein, yielding MFRWAIIFAVIALLASLLGFGGVAGLSANLAYIFLAVAVILFIVAFVSRKM
- a CDS encoding 4a-hydroxytetrahydrobiopterin dehydratase, with the protein product MSSLSDKQVNLQLEELPGWQREGNAIVKTYHFSDFIEAMSFMNQAAFHAEALEHHPEWRNTYNVVEVRLTTGDTGGITSHDIRLAKRMEHIVQPKRL
- a CDS encoding GNAT family N-acetyltransferase — its product is MKNQNSEQNLTITHDEQAKRFETSIDGYTGYISYQERDDTLVYDHTIVPQELGGRGIGSALVKHALNYAREQNKKVIPQCSFVSSYISKHPDYQDLL